The following proteins are co-located in the Mycolicibacterium goodii genome:
- a CDS encoding nuclear transport factor 2 family protein: protein MSSVRALQESAWDAECRHDVDRLLDHFRPDATFYAYGQPPQQGHDAIRRLTEDFYRSYPELEIDVLGEWTNGDSSAAFEFLARLKDTDGERFTLRGVTLVEVEDGKFKTVRYYEETPVPVTD, encoded by the coding sequence ATGAGTTCTGTACGCGCCCTCCAGGAGTCCGCGTGGGATGCCGAGTGCCGGCACGACGTCGACCGCCTGCTGGACCACTTCCGGCCCGACGCGACGTTCTATGCCTACGGTCAGCCCCCGCAGCAGGGCCATGACGCCATCCGCCGCCTGACTGAGGACTTCTACCGGTCGTATCCCGAACTCGAGATCGATGTCCTGGGCGAGTGGACAAACGGTGACTCGTCAGCCGCCTTCGAATTCCTTGCGCGGCTGAAGGATACCGACGGTGAGCGGTTCACCCTGCGGGGGGTGACCCTGGTCGAGGTCGAGGACGGCAAGTTCAAGACGGTGCGGTACTACGAGGAGACGCCGGTCCCGGTGACGGACTGA
- a CDS encoding SMP-30/gluconolactonase/LRE family protein codes for MTSPNPGTTAGTAQTTTGVPESVVGPGLHTVIEGLQHPEAVCWSAAEQMLYAGGEGGQLYRFGLDGAALETVCTVPGGSMLGLALDGAGAAYVCDVGNGCVQKVTPDGRVRRYGAAIDYPNYPVFDGDGRLWVSDSGAWGEAAGGIVRIDPDGATERVLEGLHFANGLALQDDWLYIVESTWPRIVRVPLSGGEPEPVVVLDRVVPDGIAFDADGGLWIGCWQPNRVYRLDPDGTLDVVVDDWSGVYAPTPTNLAFAGPELDVLVLASLGTLVVTACDPGFRGAPLHLPVGLN; via the coding sequence GTGACATCACCGAACCCCGGCACAACAGCGGGCACGGCGCAAACCACCACCGGCGTGCCGGAGTCTGTGGTCGGACCCGGGCTGCACACCGTGATCGAGGGTCTGCAACACCCCGAGGCAGTGTGCTGGTCGGCTGCCGAGCAGATGCTCTATGCGGGCGGTGAGGGCGGCCAGTTGTACCGCTTCGGGCTTGACGGCGCAGCGCTCGAGACGGTGTGCACAGTGCCCGGCGGCTCGATGCTCGGCCTTGCGCTCGACGGCGCGGGCGCAGCGTACGTCTGCGACGTAGGTAACGGGTGTGTCCAGAAGGTCACGCCGGACGGCCGCGTGCGGCGGTACGGCGCCGCGATCGACTACCCGAACTACCCGGTTTTCGACGGCGACGGCAGGCTTTGGGTGTCGGACTCCGGCGCCTGGGGCGAAGCCGCCGGCGGGATCGTGCGGATCGACCCCGATGGCGCGACCGAACGTGTACTCGAAGGTCTGCATTTCGCGAATGGCCTTGCACTACAGGATGACTGGCTGTACATAGTGGAGTCGACCTGGCCTCGGATAGTGCGCGTTCCGCTGTCCGGTGGCGAGCCGGAGCCGGTCGTCGTCCTCGATCGGGTGGTGCCGGACGGCATCGCGTTCGACGCCGACGGTGGGCTGTGGATCGGCTGCTGGCAGCCCAACCGGGTGTACCGACTCGACCCGGACGGCACGCTCGATGTAGTCGTCGACGACTGGTCGGGGGTGTACGCGCCGACGCCGACGAACCTCGCATTCGCCGGGCCCGAGCTCGACGTCCTCGTGCTCGCGTCGCTTGGCACCCTGGTGGTGACCGCCTGTGACCCAGGGTTCCGCGGGGCGCCGCTGCACCTGCCCGTCGGCCTGAACTGA
- a CDS encoding NADPH-dependent FMN reductase — protein MEREWKPRILGLGGTTRPASTSERALRAALDFAERAGAQTDLLLADDLAFPAYAPERGAPEPRVERLVDLARRADGVIVASPGFHGGPSGLIKNALDHLEELRGDERPYLDGRAIGCIVCAAGWQATATTLAALRSTAHALRAWPTPLGVTINSTPAGDVDPVTAAAPQLGLLVEQVVGLARWRHAAAEVEVGA, from the coding sequence GTGGAACGTGAATGGAAACCTCGAATCCTCGGTCTGGGCGGTACCACCCGTCCCGCGTCAACATCCGAACGCGCGCTGCGCGCCGCGCTGGATTTCGCCGAGCGTGCGGGCGCCCAGACCGACCTCCTGTTGGCCGACGACCTCGCATTCCCGGCGTATGCGCCCGAACGCGGTGCGCCCGAACCGCGCGTCGAGCGCCTGGTGGATCTCGCCCGCCGGGCCGACGGCGTGATCGTCGCCAGCCCAGGCTTCCACGGCGGACCGTCCGGACTCATCAAGAACGCACTGGACCATCTGGAGGAGTTGCGCGGAGACGAACGTCCCTACCTGGATGGACGCGCGATCGGCTGCATCGTCTGCGCCGCGGGTTGGCAGGCAACGGCGACCACGCTCGCGGCGCTGCGATCGACCGCGCATGCGTTGCGGGCCTGGCCTACACCGCTGGGTGTCACGATCAACTCCACCCCTGCAGGCGACGTCGATCCGGTGACGGCCGCGGCGCCGCAGCTTGGTCTGCTCGTCGAACAGGTGGTCGGACTTGCCCGGTGGCGCCACGCGGCCGCCGAAGTCGAGGTGGGGGCGTGA
- the otnK gene encoding 3-oxo-tetronate kinase produces the protein MRPVGFIADDITGATDLASALAKRGLDTRFAFGTTAVPDDGGDAIVVALKIRAVPAAEARAAATEAAKALLAVGAEQLFSKYCSTFDSTADGNIGPVADALIDMTGARRVVHCPSYPANGRTVYLGHLFVGDQLLSESPMRDHPLNPMRDSYLPRLLAAQTQRGVASMRLSVLDAGSEAIASCLNEITEQSVGAHHVVADAVRDADLDAIAYATTGDGLAAGGAGYGAAFAAAAHARAGHRTADTGQRPVPPPGPTAMLAGSLSGATREQVQTFDGPTLTLGVIDLVDGDHAVQRSLEFAEHRLAEGPILITTDHDSVGIRAGATGLSRAQAARRIETAMGRIAVGLTKLGVRRLIVAGGETSGAVAEALALRSARIGPDITVGVPWLVVDDRKLAVAFKSGNFGGPSFFRDAVKVAGP, from the coding sequence GTGAGACCGGTCGGCTTCATCGCCGACGACATCACCGGGGCGACGGACCTGGCCAGCGCGCTCGCGAAACGCGGGCTCGACACCCGGTTCGCCTTCGGCACCACCGCGGTGCCGGACGACGGAGGGGATGCGATCGTCGTCGCCCTGAAGATCCGCGCCGTGCCTGCGGCCGAGGCGCGTGCAGCCGCGACGGAGGCCGCGAAGGCACTGCTCGCCGTCGGCGCCGAGCAGCTGTTCTCCAAGTACTGCAGCACATTTGATTCGACCGCGGACGGCAACATCGGACCCGTCGCCGATGCGCTCATCGACATGACGGGCGCTCGGCGAGTCGTGCACTGCCCGTCCTACCCGGCGAACGGGCGAACGGTCTATCTGGGCCATTTGTTCGTCGGTGACCAGTTGCTCAGCGAGTCACCGATGCGCGACCATCCGCTCAATCCGATGCGGGATTCGTATCTGCCGCGCCTGCTCGCCGCGCAGACACAGCGCGGTGTCGCGTCGATGAGACTGTCCGTCCTCGACGCCGGATCGGAGGCAATTGCGTCGTGCCTGAACGAGATTACCGAACAGAGCGTCGGCGCCCACCATGTCGTCGCCGACGCCGTCCGGGATGCCGACCTCGACGCGATTGCCTACGCCACGACGGGTGACGGGCTCGCGGCGGGCGGTGCCGGGTACGGAGCTGCCTTCGCCGCGGCGGCGCATGCTCGCGCCGGTCACCGGACTGCGGATACCGGGCAGCGGCCCGTACCACCGCCCGGGCCGACCGCGATGCTGGCGGGCAGCCTCTCCGGTGCGACGCGCGAACAGGTGCAGACGTTCGACGGGCCGACACTGACCCTCGGTGTCATCGACCTCGTCGACGGGGACCATGCGGTGCAACGCTCGCTCGAATTCGCCGAACACCGCCTGGCCGAAGGACCGATTCTGATCACCACCGACCACGATTCCGTCGGGATACGAGCGGGCGCGACCGGGCTGAGCCGGGCACAGGCCGCCCGCAGAATCGAAACGGCCATGGGCCGCATCGCGGTTGGGCTCACGAAGCTCGGCGTCCGCCGGCTGATCGTCGCCGGTGGGGAGACCTCGGGTGCGGTGGCCGAGGCGCTCGCCCTGCGGTCGGCGCGGATAGGACCTGACATCACCGTCGGCGTCCCATGGCTGGTGGTCGATGACCGCAAACTGGCGGTCGCCTTCAAGTCGGGCAACTTCGGCGGGCCGTCGTTCTTTCGCGATGCGGTAAAGGTGGCGGGACCGTGA
- a CDS encoding cupin domain-containing protein — MTGAESPAIVYNADPATVELTVRGLRTPARSGAPVESVLVLHSDAGGRSGIWECTPGSFDSARNGDTELMHFLTGAGTITTADGTVHEIRPGVVLVAPDGWRGTWDIRETVRKVYTIWNTD, encoded by the coding sequence ATGACCGGCGCCGAAAGCCCGGCGATCGTCTACAACGCCGATCCCGCGACCGTGGAACTGACCGTCCGCGGCTTACGCACACCCGCTCGGTCCGGCGCACCGGTCGAGTCTGTCCTCGTGCTGCACAGCGACGCAGGCGGGCGCAGCGGTATCTGGGAATGCACCCCGGGAAGCTTCGACTCCGCCCGCAACGGCGACACCGAGTTGATGCACTTCCTGACCGGTGCGGGGACCATCACCACCGCCGACGGCACCGTCCACGAGATCCGCCCGGGTGTCGTGCTCGTCGCGCCCGACGGCTGGCGCGGCACCTGGGACATCCGCGAAACCGTGCGCAAGGTCTACACCATCTGGAACACCGACTAG
- a CDS encoding LLM class flavin-dependent oxidoreductase: MELGLFSPPYAQEYVAGRRTLQEVIEWDLQIARWADEYGLAELFFAEHHTIGHEPNPAPDLMIAAAGRETQRLRLGAAAHLLPYHNPVALASRLMYLDHMTGGRYIAGFAPGSFPTDGQLFGVGQGNAKMMDEAIDIIEAIWTRRGPFRIEGQFWTVDMPAHSEQWNGPHLKPFQRPRPEVVMTGVQPTSPTFADAARRGFSPMSQQVGICALRRQWETYSQTAIEAGHTPDRANWRVMRDVFVAETDEEARRLFLTGPAGRTWDELVLPTFRVVRDRGGKPYALGELLVDPGMSVDELTLEWMVDNFFIVGSPDTVVDKIERFNEDLGGIGALLSFTFDFSRDPEPYRRHLELLGREVGPRIATLGPRPSTVNPPAVTNA; this comes from the coding sequence ATGGAACTCGGACTTTTCAGCCCGCCGTACGCGCAGGAGTACGTCGCCGGACGGCGGACGTTGCAGGAGGTGATCGAATGGGATCTCCAGATCGCGAGGTGGGCAGATGAATACGGCCTGGCGGAGCTGTTCTTCGCCGAACACCACACCATCGGTCACGAGCCCAACCCGGCTCCGGATCTGATGATCGCGGCGGCCGGTCGCGAGACCCAGCGCCTGCGGCTCGGTGCGGCTGCCCACCTGCTGCCCTACCACAACCCCGTCGCACTGGCGAGCCGGCTCATGTACCTCGACCACATGACCGGTGGGCGGTACATCGCGGGCTTCGCGCCCGGCTCTTTCCCCACCGACGGCCAGCTGTTCGGCGTCGGGCAGGGCAACGCGAAGATGATGGACGAGGCCATCGACATCATCGAGGCCATCTGGACCCGTCGTGGCCCGTTCCGCATCGAGGGCCAGTTCTGGACCGTCGACATGCCGGCGCATTCCGAGCAGTGGAACGGCCCGCACCTCAAACCCTTCCAACGGCCACGACCCGAGGTGGTGATGACCGGCGTCCAGCCCACGTCACCGACCTTCGCCGACGCCGCGCGGCGCGGCTTCTCTCCGATGAGTCAGCAGGTCGGGATCTGCGCACTGCGCCGGCAGTGGGAAACCTACTCGCAGACGGCGATCGAGGCCGGCCACACCCCCGACCGCGCGAACTGGCGCGTCATGCGCGATGTCTTCGTCGCCGAGACCGACGAGGAGGCCCGCAGGTTGTTCCTCACCGGGCCGGCCGGCCGCACCTGGGATGAGCTGGTGCTCCCGACCTTCCGCGTCGTCCGCGACCGCGGCGGCAAGCCATACGCGTTGGGCGAGCTACTTGTGGACCCCGGCATGAGTGTCGACGAACTCACCCTCGAATGGATGGTCGACAACTTCTTCATCGTCGGCTCCCCCGACACGGTTGTCGACAAGATCGAGAGGTTCAACGAGGACCTCGGCGGCATCGGCGCCCTGCTGTCGTTCACCTTCGATTTCAGCCGGGACCCCGAACCCTACCGGCGCCATCTCGAGCTCCTCGGACGCGAGGTCGGCCCGAGGATCGCCACCCTCGGTCCGCGGCCCTCGACGGTCAACCCACCCGCGGTGACGAACGCATGA
- a CDS encoding flavin monoamine oxidase family protein, which translates to MSGDIYDAVVVGAGFAGLTAARDLAKDGKRILIVEARDRIGGRTWYRPFADTDFDIEMGGNWLDPEGNAALMAEVRRYGVELTTSPQAEHHVSLLDGVLSHAACPISREDEVDLQRFVEEVSAQVKRIDPALPLDTQDVADLDVALDAYLDGFGLSVTLKELMGAWIRQETGCHLSQISALHLMSWIPLLDNDVLAIGHTPTHRFAAGTIDLLQRMLDDSAAELRLSTPVVAVTQSADHVEVRTQSGDVLRARGAVIALPLNCLPDVTFTPALSLDKAAGVAIGQSGAAKKLWALVTGLPPKLLGIGAHDEPIDVFFTDFPADETGLGADLVVGFSTQERPLDILDRDDMEAAFRRYVPEARVLKVDGHDWLADPYSKGTWCAAPAGLLSKYASALGASEGRLVFAGSDIAHAFRGWMEGAVLTGATAAEQLSTILARS; encoded by the coding sequence ATGAGCGGTGATATCTACGACGCGGTGGTGGTCGGCGCGGGGTTCGCGGGGTTGACGGCCGCACGCGATCTCGCGAAGGACGGCAAGCGGATCCTGATCGTCGAGGCACGCGACCGCATCGGAGGCCGCACCTGGTATCGGCCCTTCGCCGATACCGACTTCGATATCGAGATGGGAGGCAACTGGCTCGACCCCGAGGGCAATGCGGCACTGATGGCCGAGGTCCGGCGCTACGGCGTAGAGCTCACGACTAGCCCGCAGGCCGAGCACCATGTCTCCTTGCTCGACGGCGTCTTGAGCCACGCCGCGTGCCCGATCAGCCGCGAGGACGAAGTCGACCTGCAGCGGTTCGTCGAGGAGGTCAGTGCTCAAGTCAAGCGGATCGACCCGGCGCTGCCGCTGGACACGCAGGACGTCGCCGACCTCGACGTCGCGCTCGATGCCTACCTCGACGGATTCGGATTGTCCGTGACCCTCAAAGAGCTCATGGGCGCATGGATACGCCAGGAAACGGGCTGCCACCTGTCTCAGATCTCGGCCCTGCACCTGATGTCGTGGATTCCGTTGCTCGACAACGACGTTCTGGCGATCGGGCACACTCCGACGCATCGCTTCGCGGCGGGCACGATCGACCTGCTGCAGCGCATGCTGGACGACTCGGCCGCCGAACTACGGCTTTCCACGCCTGTGGTGGCGGTGACGCAGTCGGCCGATCATGTCGAGGTGCGAACGCAGAGCGGGGACGTGCTGCGCGCCCGCGGCGCGGTGATCGCCCTGCCGCTGAACTGTCTGCCCGATGTCACGTTCACCCCGGCGCTGTCCCTCGACAAGGCGGCCGGTGTGGCGATCGGGCAGTCCGGTGCCGCCAAGAAGCTGTGGGCCCTTGTCACCGGCCTGCCGCCGAAGCTGCTGGGAATCGGTGCACACGACGAGCCGATCGATGTGTTCTTCACGGATTTCCCGGCCGACGAGACCGGCCTGGGCGCCGACCTCGTCGTCGGCTTCTCAACCCAGGAACGTCCGCTGGACATTCTCGACCGTGACGATATGGAGGCCGCGTTCCGGCGCTACGTCCCGGAGGCGCGCGTGCTGAAAGTCGATGGCCACGACTGGCTCGCCGACCCATACTCCAAGGGCACGTGGTGTGCGGCGCCTGCCGGTCTGCTGTCGAAGTACGCGTCCGCGCTCGGGGCCTCCGAGGGCCGCCTCGTGTTCGCCGGATCCGACATCGCTCACGCGTTCCGCGGCTGGATGGAGGGCGCCGTGCTGACCGGTGCCACCGCTGCGGAACAGCTCTCGACGATCCTGGCGAGATCCTGA
- a CDS encoding aldolase has product MSFEDAQRTQMVRLGAALYERGLTPGRTGNLSVRAGDRIMVTPTNACLGRLDPERLAVTSLDGQHLSGDLPSKELVLHRALYRHHPACTAVAHLHSTCAVAVSCLPNLCPDDVLPPITPYFVMRVGRLPLIDYAPPGSPELAQLVSRAAERSRSVLLRNHGSLVAAQSLEGAVDAAEEIEETARLHLLLENRSPTLLTAQAVAELHRRFPATA; this is encoded by the coding sequence GTGAGCTTCGAGGACGCACAGCGGACCCAGATGGTGCGACTCGGCGCCGCCCTGTACGAACGGGGACTGACTCCGGGCCGCACCGGAAACCTCAGCGTCCGGGCGGGGGACCGGATCATGGTCACACCGACCAATGCGTGTCTGGGCCGGCTCGACCCCGAGCGACTCGCCGTGACATCGCTCGACGGGCAGCACCTCTCGGGAGACCTGCCGTCCAAAGAGCTCGTCCTGCACCGCGCCCTCTATCGGCACCACCCCGCGTGTACCGCGGTGGCACACCTGCACTCCACCTGCGCAGTCGCCGTCTCGTGTCTACCGAACCTGTGTCCCGACGACGTACTGCCGCCGATCACCCCGTATTTCGTCATGCGCGTCGGACGCCTGCCGCTGATCGACTATGCGCCGCCTGGAAGCCCTGAGCTCGCCCAGTTGGTATCGAGGGCGGCAGAGCGCTCCCGCTCGGTGTTGCTGCGCAACCACGGGTCACTCGTCGCGGCGCAGTCGCTCGAGGGCGCGGTCGATGCCGCGGAGGAAATCGAGGAGACCGCGCGCCTGCACCTGCTCTTGGAAAACCGTTCGCCGACGTTGCTGACAGCCCAAGCGGTGGCAGAGCTGCACCGCCGTTTCCCCGCGACCGCCTGA
- a CDS encoding SDR family NAD(P)-dependent oxidoreductase, whose protein sequence is MSIDTFSRSGSEGVPTIDADLKKSGSGCRRVQLLRSRAKVMSPVHVRTQWRAAGAAGKLSAMVNRLEGKVALVTGAAQGQGAAHADLLARQGARVIATDVLDEQGEALAEQLDAEGLQVVYRHLDVASEKDWAAVVAAVDPGWGPINVLVNNAGISSPAAVSDVRLDEWNRVVAINQTGILLGMQAVIPGMMELGSGSIINIASSWAHRGGTENGFIAYVATKAAVLGITRNAAMNLGRHGIRVNSVSPGYVRTPQVEYAEKTEPERVANDVAKIPMRRMARPAEIAKTIAFLASDDSSYTTGVDMLVDGGLNLT, encoded by the coding sequence GTGTCGATCGATACCTTTTCAAGGTCGGGGAGCGAAGGCGTCCCCACAATTGATGCCGACCTCAAAAAGTCGGGTTCCGGCTGTCGACGGGTACAACTTCTTAGATCGCGGGCCAAGGTGATGTCCCCGGTTCATGTCCGCACACAGTGGCGTGCCGCAGGAGCGGCCGGAAAGCTTTCCGCCATGGTTAATCGGCTGGAAGGCAAGGTTGCGCTGGTCACCGGCGCGGCACAGGGACAGGGTGCTGCACACGCGGATCTGCTTGCGCGTCAGGGGGCGCGGGTGATCGCGACCGACGTGCTCGACGAGCAGGGCGAGGCGCTCGCCGAACAGCTCGATGCCGAAGGCCTGCAGGTTGTCTACCGCCACCTCGACGTGGCGTCCGAGAAAGACTGGGCCGCGGTCGTCGCGGCAGTTGATCCCGGCTGGGGCCCGATCAACGTTCTGGTCAACAACGCGGGTATCAGCTCACCTGCCGCCGTCTCGGACGTCAGACTCGACGAATGGAATCGCGTCGTCGCGATCAACCAAACCGGCATTCTCCTGGGTATGCAGGCCGTCATCCCGGGCATGATGGAACTCGGCTCCGGGTCCATCATCAACATCGCATCCTCCTGGGCGCACCGGGGTGGCACCGAGAACGGGTTCATCGCTTATGTCGCGACGAAGGCCGCCGTCCTCGGGATCACCCGCAATGCCGCGATGAACCTCGGCAGACACGGAATCCGGGTGAACTCCGTGTCGCCGGGATATGTACGGACACCGCAGGTCGAGTACGCGGAGAAGACCGAGCCCGAGCGGGTCGCCAACGACGTGGCGAAGATCCCTATGCGGCGTATGGCCCGCCCCGCCGAGATCGCCAAGACGATCGCCTTCCTCGCGTCCGACGACTCCTCGTACACCACTGGTGTCGACATGCTCGTCGACGGCGGCCTGAACCTCACCTGA